Genomic segment of Nostoc sp. TCL240-02:
GTGGGAGTGTTGAGAGAAGGTCTGGTTTTACCTTGGTGGCAAGTTCTAAGCCCGCTACCAAAGAAATTAAAACTTCCGCCCTAGTAATTCGCTCGGCGGGGCGGAAACTTTTATCAGGAAAGCCGCTAATAAATGCTTTTTCGTAAGCTGTTTGAATGGCTGCTGCTGCCCAATAATTTATGGGTACATCCACAAAAGGTAAATATTGCCGCTTCTTGGTAACTGTGCCAAATGCGTTGGCGATGATGGCGGCAAATTCAGCGCGAGTGAGTGAGTTATCGGGGCGATATGTGCCATTTGGCGACCCACTAACAATACCACGTTGGGCTAAGGCTGTAATAAATAAGCGTGCCCAATGGTTTTGAATATCCGAGAATGGAGTAGCAATAGATACCATTGTTGATTGCAGCTAGCTGGCCTTGATTTGGATTTCCTTAGTTAATTTAGCAATTTTCTTGGCGTAGGCATAGCCAGCCGTAGGCATCGCTGCTGCAATCTCTTGTAAACTTTGTCTGGGAATTGGGAATTGGGCATCTCCAGAAATTAAATATGCGTTACCCAGAACTCTTGTAGAGACGTAGCGGTGCTACGTCTCTACATTCTTTTTCCGATGATGTCTATTGGGCATTGATAATTGCTCTTTCCTATTCCCTATCCCCTATTCCCTATTCCCTATTCCCCATTCCCTATCTACTAAGTAGGATTTGCAGCTTGCTCAGGAGGATTTGAGGTAGAACGCGCGTTTAACGATAACATCACGCGGGAAATGCCAGTGAAAATAATGCTGATACCAACTAGTGTACCAAGAAGCCAGGGCGCATTGAAGGGCCACTGGAACCAAATCATCGCGCCTAAGACTAGGGTAATAATGCCATCACCTAGTACCCACGTCCAATTTTCTTGCGGACGTAACTGGAATGCCAGAATTAACTCGAATGTACCTTCAGCCAGCAAAAAGCTGCCAAGCAACAGAGTCAGTGTGAGAATACCCGTAAAAGGATAAACAAACAGCATTATGCCCGTTGCAATATAGAGTCCGCTTAATAAAAGTTTCCAAATAAAACCTCCTTGGTTGCGAGTTTGAGTGGCATAAACTAGTTTTGTAAATCCGGCGAAAATCAAAATCACCGCAATCCAAGTCTCAGCGAATAGGGTGGTGAAATTAGGCGCTGCGATCGCAATCACCCCCAAAATACTTAAAAGAACACCACTTATCAGTGACCCATTAAGATTTTTGTTAATATCTCTAGAAATGTTGGTTGTCATATAAACTTTCCCTAACTCTACAATTACGTTAGGGAATTTTTTACTCACAGTATACAACCCTAAGATAGACTCATGGGTATTAAATTTCAGCAGCAACTAGCTCTTATAAGAGTTCTGCAAGACTGCTTAAACGTTCATAAACAGAGATAAGGCGATCGCCTTCAAGTTCAACAGAAGTATTAGGATAATTCTGAATAGCTCCAAGGAGTGTAACTTCACCCTTTTGTTGAATAGATGCACTTAAAGCACTTCGCAGCGCCTGCTGATCTAGTTGCCCTGCGGGAGGGTGAACTACTTCACCAATTTGGTTAACTAAAATTGGCCCTGCCCAGCTAGACAGTAAGTTATTTAAAAAGGCGGGATCGGCTTTTATTGGGGCTTTCAGTGCCTTACGAGCTACTTCTGGGTCTTGTTTGGCTGCCTCTAAATAGGCTTGTAATGTGGGGGTAGTCTTGCCTGTTTCTGTAAACTGACTTAATTCTTGAACAGAGATTTGCCCCTGAAAAGTACCATACTTTAAAACAACTTGC
This window contains:
- a CDS encoding HdeD family acid-resistance protein, whose amino-acid sequence is MTTNISRDINKNLNGSLISGVLLSILGVIAIAAPNFTTLFAETWIAVILIFAGFTKLVYATQTRNQGGFIWKLLLSGLYIATGIMLFVYPFTGILTLTLLLGSFLLAEGTFELILAFQLRPQENWTWVLGDGIITLVLGAMIWFQWPFNAPWLLGTLVGISIIFTGISRVMLSLNARSTSNPPEQAANPT
- a CDS encoding alpha/beta hydrolase, which codes for MQISQILNRLNNSKITKLLSQTVALGLGAIVLLSSTNANAAEQVVLKYGTFQGQISVQELSQFTETGKTTPTLQAYLEAAKQDPEVARKALKAPIKADPAFLNNLLSSWAGPILVNQIGEVVHPPAGQLDQQALRSALSASIQQKGEVTLLGAIQNYPNTSVELEGDRLISVYERLSSLAELL